The genomic region gcttcctcctctctctctctgcctccctctctgcctacttgtgatctctatcaaataaataaataaaatcttaaaaaaaaaaaaaaaagaagtatactcacagaaacagagaatagaatcatggttgccagaggcagaaaAGGGGGAAATAGGAAGTTATTAGGCAAAGGGTacaagtttcagttatgcaagatgaataaagATCTACTATATACTATAGTGCGTATAGTTAATAACACTATATTGTATAGTAAATAATTGCTAAGACAGTATATCTTATATTATGTGTTCTTataaaaagtagtgataaagaaggCAGGAGGAAACTTTTGGAAGTGATGGACTTGTTTATGGCATTGATTGTGGTGACAGCTTCATGGATGTACACTTATGCCCAAACTCATACAGCtaaatgcattaaatatgtacagtttttTATATGTCAATCACACCTcaatagatcattttttaaaaatcaattttaactAGTGAATGTTATTTCTATTCAGTTATTGTACACTGTCATAGAAGAGGAATAAATGATATGTGATGTGAGaaacaaaggtagaagaaaaatgattacATTTCCTTACTACATAAAGCCCATTGataagtccttgaaacaggcagagtgacattcctctaggaactcagctacCTCAAAATTAATACTTCACTGAGGGTAAAAGGCAATCTTATCCTGACCCCCAGGAtcctataagtctactttaacatagaaaacttcctttggaaacttcttttaCCTCTAACCCTAAAATATATAttggcaatcatcctccaagcatatgacccaccaatatacatttttttttaaatattttatttatttaacagagagagatcacaagtaggcagagagacaggcagagagagaggaggaagcaggctccctgctgagcaaagagcccgatgcggggctcgatcccaggaccatgggatcatgacctgagccgaaggcagaggctttaacccactgagccacccaggcacccccatcaatATACATCTGAAGAGCCTCATGACTGAGTTTctactaaacagtaataaatggcCTTTTCCTAACAGTAGCTAgccccctcaggatcctggaaaccttaTTTCCAAAATACATGGGAGGCTTACACTATCCCTAgctccctcccaacttgaaagtacatAATGGGCCACACTCtccatgaccccagtgcagctctttctgcccatacgtcctgtctctgtgctttagtAAACCACCTTCTTGAACCAAAGACCGTCTCAGGAAATTCTTTCTCGGCCACAGGCTTTGAACCCTAAAGTCTTTCCTACATCAATATACGCTCACTAATTTGGTGATATTTctaaatgacaacaaaaaatctGTAATGTAGTGGCCttgttctcctctcttctccccacgTCCCGGAGGCCGCTGTGTTTTTGTCAGCCTCCGACCCGCAGTCGGCCTGAGACCGAGCACCATGCCCTCATTTAAGTTGCAGAGTTCCGATGGAGAGATATTTGAAGTTGATGTTGAAATCGCCAAACAGTCTGTGACTATCAAGACCATGTTGGAAGATTTGGGAATGGACGATGAAGGAGATGATGATCCAGTTCCTCTACCAAATGTTAATGCAGCAATATTAAAAAAGGTCATTCAGTGGTGCACCCATCACAAGGATGACCCCCCTCCTCCTGAGGAtgatgagaacaaagaaaagccGACAGATGATATCCCAGTTTGGGACCAAGAAT from Mustela erminea isolate mMusErm1 chromosome 1, mMusErm1.Pri, whole genome shotgun sequence harbors:
- the LOC116592832 gene encoding S-phase kinase-associated protein 1-like, translating into MPSFKLQSSDGEIFEVDVEIAKQSVTIKTMLEDLGMDDEGDDDPVPLPNVNAAILKKVIQWCTHHKDDPPPPEDDENKEKPTDDIPVWDQEFLKIDQGTLFELILAANYLDIKGLLDVTCKTVANMIKGKTPEEIRKTFNIKNDFTEEEEAQVRKENQWCEEK